The Psychromonas sp. MME1 genome window below encodes:
- a CDS encoding HPr family phosphocarrier protein: protein MYQKTVTITAPNGLHTRPAAQFVKEAKSFASDITVEVGDKSASAKSLFKLQTLGLTQGTSVNIKAEGADEQKAVDTLVELMATLV from the coding sequence ATGTACCAAAAAACAGTAACTATTACGGCTCCAAACGGCCTTCATACTCGTCCTGCTGCTCAATTTGTTAAAGAAGCAAAATCTTTTGCCTCTGATATTACTGTTGAAGTAGGTGATAAGTCTGCAAGCGCTAAAAGTCTCTTTAAATTACAAACATTAGGCCTAACTCAAGGTACATCCGTAAACATCAAAGCTGAAGGCGCTGATGAACAAAAAGCAGTAGATACGTTAGTTGAATTAATGGCTACACTTGTATAG
- the ptsI gene encoding phosphoenolpyruvate-protein phosphotransferase PtsI, translated as MISGILASPGITFAKALLLQEDEISINNSKVQDVDKEIARFLAGREKASAQLTIIKQKALETFGEEKEAIFEGHIMLLEDEELEDDIVDFIKSKKCTADFAIHKIVEENATMLQELEDPYLRERASDFRDIGSRLLKNVLGIEIVNLSNIADEVVLIANDLTPSETAQINLDKVLGFITDIGGRTSHTSIMARSLEIPAIVGTNDITKRVNNGDMIVLDAINNKIIINPTEAELKEAEKIKAVFLAEKAELAKLKDLPATTLDGHQVEVCANIGTVKDTDGAKRNGAEGVGLYRTEFLFMDRDQLPTEDEQFVAYKDVVESLEGKACIIRTMDIGGDKDLPYLDLPTEMNPFLGWRAIRICFDRPEIMNPQLRALLRASAFGKIRIMFPMIIAVEEIRKLKDILNVLKAELTAENKAFDENIEIGVMIETPAAAAIAHHLIKEVEFFSIGTNDLTQYTLAVDRGNELISDLYNPLSPSVLTIIKTVIDASHGAGKWTGMCGELAGDERATLLLLGMGLDEFSMSAISIPTVKKIIRNTNFADVKALADKALSLATAAEIEALVNDFNQTNGII; from the coding sequence ATGATATCAGGTATTCTTGCATCTCCAGGCATAACCTTTGCCAAAGCTTTGTTATTACAGGAAGATGAAATTTCAATCAACAACAGTAAAGTTCAAGATGTTGATAAAGAAATTGCTCGCTTCTTAGCTGGACGTGAAAAAGCGTCAGCTCAGCTCACTATCATCAAACAAAAAGCGTTGGAAACCTTTGGTGAAGAGAAAGAAGCTATCTTCGAAGGGCATATTATGCTTTTAGAAGATGAAGAGTTAGAAGATGATATTGTTGATTTTATAAAATCTAAAAAATGTACAGCTGACTTTGCTATTCATAAGATAGTTGAAGAAAATGCAACGATGCTACAAGAGCTAGAAGATCCGTACCTGCGTGAACGTGCTTCCGATTTTCGTGATATTGGAAGCCGTTTACTTAAAAACGTATTAGGTATTGAAATTGTTAACTTAAGCAACATTGCTGATGAAGTTGTTCTTATTGCTAACGATTTGACCCCTTCTGAGACGGCCCAAATTAACCTTGATAAAGTGCTTGGTTTTATTACTGATATTGGTGGTAGAACGTCGCATACTTCGATCATGGCTCGCTCTCTCGAAATACCTGCAATCGTCGGTACAAATGATATCACTAAACGTGTTAACAACGGTGATATGATTGTGCTAGATGCGATTAATAATAAAATTATTATTAATCCAACTGAAGCCGAGCTTAAAGAAGCTGAAAAAATCAAAGCTGTCTTTTTGGCAGAAAAAGCGGAATTAGCTAAATTAAAAGATTTACCTGCTACAACACTTGATGGGCATCAAGTAGAAGTTTGTGCAAATATAGGCACAGTAAAAGATACTGATGGCGCTAAACGCAATGGCGCTGAAGGTGTTGGACTTTATCGTACTGAATTTCTATTTATGGATAGAGACCAATTACCGACCGAAGACGAGCAATTTGTTGCCTATAAAGATGTGGTAGAGTCGTTAGAAGGTAAAGCTTGTATTATCCGTACTATGGATATCGGTGGCGATAAAGATCTGCCTTACCTAGACTTACCAACGGAAATGAATCCTTTCTTAGGCTGGCGTGCAATTCGTATCTGTTTCGACCGTCCTGAAATAATGAACCCGCAACTACGTGCATTATTAAGAGCATCTGCATTTGGTAAAATCCGAATCATGTTCCCAATGATTATCGCAGTAGAAGAGATCCGCAAGCTCAAAGATATTCTTAACGTACTTAAAGCGGAACTAACAGCAGAAAATAAAGCATTCGATGAAAATATTGAAATTGGTGTGATGATTGAAACACCTGCTGCAGCAGCTATCGCTCACCATTTAATTAAAGAAGTTGAGTTTTTCAGTATCGGAACAAATGACTTAACCCAATATACCCTAGCGGTTGACCGTGGTAATGAGCTTATCTCTGACTTATATAATCCACTTAGCCCTTCTGTGCTAACTATCATTAAAACCGTTATCGATGCTTCTCATGGCGCAGGTAAATGGACGGGCATGTGTGGTGAGTTAGCTGGTGATGAGCGTGCGACCTTACTACTACTGGGTATGGGACTTGATGAATTCTCGATGAGCGCGATTTCTATACCAACGGTTAAAAAAATCATTCGCAATACCAATTTCGCTGACGTAAAAGCGCTGGCAGATAAAGCATTGTCATTGGCTACAGCGGCTGAAATTGAAGCCTTAGTTAATGATTTCAATCAAACTAATGGTATTATTTAA
- the crr gene encoding PTS glucose transporter subunit IIA, whose translation MGFFNSLKKAVSGSAPVENTIDIIAPLSGEIVAIEDVPDVVFAEKIVGDGIAIRPTGNKMVAPCDGEIGKIFETNHAFSLESDTGIELFVHFGIDTVELKGQGFTRVAQEGQKVKMGDTIIEFDLEFLQEKAKSILTPVVISNMDEIKELKKMSGTVVVASDPVLKIIK comes from the coding sequence ATGGGTTTTTTCAATTCACTAAAAAAAGCCGTATCAGGTAGCGCACCTGTAGAAAATACTATTGATATCATTGCACCACTATCTGGTGAAATTGTTGCAATAGAAGATGTGCCAGATGTTGTTTTTGCAGAAAAAATTGTTGGTGATGGTATAGCAATTCGCCCAACAGGCAATAAAATGGTCGCACCTTGTGATGGTGAGATTGGTAAAATATTCGAAACTAACCATGCATTCTCTTTAGAGTCTGATACGGGCATCGAATTATTTGTTCACTTTGGTATCGATACCGTTGAACTTAAAGGTCAAGGCTTCACTCGTGTAGCGCAAGAAGGCCAAAAAGTTAAAATGGGTGACACTATCATCGAGTTTGATTTAGAGTTTTTACAAGAAAAAGCAAAATCGATATTAACGCCTGTGGTTATTTCAAACATGGACGAAATTAAAGAATTGAAAAAAATGTCAGGTACAGTTGTTGTTGCATCTGATCCGGTTCTTAAAATTATTAAATAA
- a CDS encoding ArsC family reductase — MATTLFGIVNCDSIKKTQKWLLQNNVSYQFHDYRKNGLSKTLLENILQHINWSELLNKRSTSYRNLSEQQKESINEDTIIDLFIEFPTLIKRPLLVHKNKYLVGFNINAYENLFSK; from the coding sequence ATGGCTACCACACTTTTTGGCATCGTTAATTGCGATTCAATAAAAAAAACACAAAAATGGCTTTTACAGAATAATGTTTCATATCAATTTCATGACTACCGTAAAAATGGATTAAGTAAAACGTTACTTGAGAATATACTACAGCACATTAATTGGTCTGAATTATTAAACAAACGCAGTACCAGCTATAGAAATCTAAGTGAGCAACAAAAAGAATCGATTAATGAAGATACAATCATCGATTTGTTTATTGAATTCCCAACATTAATTAAACGCCCATTACTTGTTCATAAAAATAAATACCTTGTAGGTTTCAATATTAATGCCTATGAAAATCTCTTTTCAAAATAA
- the dapE gene encoding succinyl-diaminopimelate desuccinylase, whose protein sequence is MSDSPALALLKDLVNRRSITPNDAGCQQLLISRLEKLGFICEVMVFEDTTNLWARRGTEKPLFCFAGHTDVVPPGPESNWKFPPFCATEHDGYLYGRGTADMKSGIAAFMIALEQFIAAHQDHNGSIALLITSDEEGPFINGTTRVIDTLVARNELIDFCIVGEPSSSVNVGDTIKNGRRGSLTADLTIHGIQGHVAYPHLVNNPIHSSALVLSDLVNIEWDKGNEYFPPTSFQITNINSGTGASNVVPGETVVQCNFRYSTELTAEQIIEKFETTLKKHKAKYSLKWTFNGSPFITEPGSLTEAVSLAIKNTTGLDSELSTSGGTSDARFIAPTGAQVIELGPCNATIHKVDECVKVSDLEKLVTIYHLSLINLLA, encoded by the coding sequence ATGTCAGACAGCCCTGCTTTGGCGCTTTTAAAAGATTTAGTTAATAGACGCTCTATCACACCTAATGATGCAGGTTGCCAACAATTACTGATTTCTCGTTTAGAGAAGTTAGGCTTTATTTGTGAAGTAATGGTGTTTGAAGATACAACAAATCTATGGGCAAGAAGAGGAACAGAAAAACCTCTTTTTTGTTTTGCCGGTCATACAGATGTTGTCCCCCCAGGACCAGAAAGCAATTGGAAGTTTCCTCCTTTTTGCGCGACAGAACACGACGGCTACTTATATGGACGTGGTACAGCTGATATGAAAAGTGGCATTGCCGCTTTTATGATTGCACTTGAACAATTTATTGCCGCACATCAAGATCATAACGGCTCAATCGCATTACTTATAACAAGCGATGAAGAGGGACCATTTATCAATGGCACTACACGTGTCATTGATACTCTCGTTGCTCGCAATGAGCTCATCGATTTTTGTATCGTAGGTGAACCCTCAAGTTCAGTAAATGTTGGTGATACGATTAAAAATGGACGCAGAGGATCGTTAACAGCTGATTTGACTATACATGGTATTCAAGGACATGTTGCCTACCCTCACCTCGTTAATAACCCTATTCATAGCAGTGCGTTGGTATTATCAGACTTGGTAAATATTGAATGGGATAAAGGTAATGAATATTTTCCACCGACAAGCTTTCAAATTACTAACATTAACTCAGGAACAGGTGCAAGCAATGTCGTGCCGGGTGAAACTGTTGTACAGTGTAATTTCAGATATTCAACTGAACTGACTGCCGAGCAAATAATTGAAAAATTTGAAACAACACTTAAAAAACATAAAGCGAAGTATTCATTAAAATGGACCTTTAATGGCTCCCCATTTATTACAGAGCCTGGCTCTTTGACTGAAGCGGTCAGCCTAGCAATTAAAAATACAACGGGACTTGATAGCGAATTATCAACAAGCGGTGGCACATCTGACGCTCGATTTATTGCACCTACTGGTGCTCAAGTTATTGAACTCGGTCCATGTAATGCAACTATTCATAAGGTCGATGAATGTGTCAAAGTCAGTGACCTTGAAAAGCTGGTTACGATATATCATTTATCATTGATAAATTTATTAGCATGA
- a CDS encoding M15 family metallopeptidase has protein sequence MIIEQLTGQVTSHLSELKNGILIHSSVIRDFSALQKAAKQANFNLQIASGFRSFARQSLIWNNKYSGKSELLDKLEHPIDISTISELEKLLAILHWSALPGTSRHHWGTDFDLYDPDLLPENGKLQLKVSEYTKDYFLEFNDWLTANINNYGFYRPYQTYNNGVASEPWHISYFPIANKALKQLDLDHVHHLIDKNNILGKSLICEQLPMIYERFISNINIYNGV, from the coding sequence ATGATAATCGAGCAATTAACGGGTCAAGTGACTTCTCATTTGAGTGAATTAAAAAATGGTATCTTAATTCATTCGAGTGTTATCCGTGATTTTTCTGCATTACAAAAAGCGGCTAAGCAAGCTAATTTCAATTTGCAAATTGCCAGTGGTTTTCGCAGCTTTGCTAGACAATCGCTCATCTGGAATAATAAATATTCAGGTAAAAGTGAACTACTTGATAAATTAGAGCACCCCATCGACATCAGTACAATCTCTGAATTAGAGAAATTACTCGCGATATTGCATTGGTCAGCTTTACCTGGCACGAGTAGGCATCATTGGGGAACTGACTTTGATCTCTATGACCCAGACCTATTACCAGAAAATGGCAAATTACAGTTAAAAGTAAGTGAATATACTAAAGATTACTTTTTGGAATTTAACGATTGGCTAACGGCTAACATCAACAATTATGGCTTTTATAGGCCATATCAAACATATAATAATGGTGTTGCTAGCGAACCTTGGCATATCAGTTACTTTCCTATTGCTAATAAAGCACTTAAGCAATTAGATCTAGACCACGTTCACCACTTAATAGACAAAAATAACATACTAGGTAAGTCGCTTATTTGCGAGCAATTACCTATGATATATGAGAGATTCATCAGCAATATTAATATTTATAATGGAGTATAA
- a CDS encoding PilZ domain-containing protein — MSEKRKFSRVHFTGQCFLSEIINNEVVQWQSELLDISLKGALVKAIDDFTYNVDKAIKLNLNLEGSDVTLEISGVLCHQENGFIGIKFVTLDIESITHLKRLIQLNVADSAIMDREISQLINP; from the coding sequence ATGTCTGAAAAGCGTAAATTTTCTCGCGTACATTTCACTGGCCAATGTTTTTTATCAGAGATAATTAATAATGAAGTCGTACAATGGCAGAGTGAACTTTTAGATATATCTTTAAAAGGTGCATTAGTGAAAGCGATCGATGATTTTACCTATAACGTCGACAAAGCCATCAAGTTAAATCTTAACCTAGAAGGCTCTGATGTAACTTTAGAAATATCAGGCGTACTATGCCATCAAGAAAATGGATTTATCGGGATTAAATTCGTCACCTTGGATATAGAAAGTATTACTCATCTAAAACGTTTAATTCAGTTAAATGTTGCAGATTCAGCGATCATGGATAGAGAAATATCTCAGCTCATCAATCCATAA
- a CDS encoding PilZ domain-containing protein — translation MDLTKYNSQIKELISLRHEPDFNTLLDKILFGESNSHKFLIKMELNRLTTPCKRVIDLRDKVLTECSPYDIENIKHYLTIEALAIFKSNLERYGEYTIGVFEAVHQYISEKKQFELNASTQVINSDTKSSIELLTLINNRKRATPRMYLVSMVNITLSDGKSLQAQTANISTTGLKIKLTHYVPLRNEELVEVMFTDLRHSFHEPVLNSAIKYKIIKQKEKESKFYLYLTLSDNNDDFNQFLKHFIRTHHYKYKFDVHYYYQLVKIDALKISYFKQLNALPIYLNCNEYSPILFALKNHVNNNILQDWFCDGVNQLEFLFNELRFTQLCVYAQTRPATTLYSFTHQVQGKIFFISATEEELQHSGLKTQFLHYGSRKESWRTYHFTLQPYQYLENNHYPQTDLFPQQFKNITHLATLLPLNDSTITYNQQIDTKDINKINCFVHRINKIKGFDIVEMFTEERRIEPRYLFSCKVFAVLEGKKHSGTLIDFSLTGLRIKLDNNIDINVNHKLTVNLFELQKIATNYSLENLKYKVVHLSPENTLHLQVNDKASSLTTKNFFSLLVENNKDKLKCLPLNEKRTPSQKRLLELSESFLNNAILFIHNEKNLPIIKYAAINHVKSPISKLLNRRNGKQSLLQELLLDNDYLYERLITKPVKENDSSNDCMVYIKAYERTASGKVSVCSSLILILHRKGYSLSNQQAINTTFMPSTIT, via the coding sequence ATGGATTTAACTAAATATAACTCCCAAATAAAAGAACTTATCTCGTTGCGTCATGAACCTGATTTCAACACGTTACTAGATAAAATTTTATTTGGGGAAAGTAACAGTCATAAATTTTTAATTAAGATGGAGCTTAATCGTTTAACGACACCTTGTAAACGAGTCATTGACCTTCGTGATAAAGTGCTAACGGAATGTTCTCCATACGATATAGAAAATATTAAGCATTATTTAACAATTGAAGCGCTTGCTATTTTTAAAAGCAATTTAGAACGTTACGGAGAATATACTATTGGCGTCTTTGAAGCAGTACATCAATATATTTCTGAGAAGAAACAGTTTGAATTGAATGCAAGCACACAAGTTATAAATAGCGATACAAAGAGTAGCATCGAATTATTAACTTTAATAAATAACCGTAAACGTGCGACACCACGGATGTATTTAGTTTCAATGGTAAACATTACATTAAGCGATGGAAAAAGTTTGCAGGCGCAAACCGCTAATATATCCACAACCGGTTTAAAAATAAAATTAACACATTATGTCCCGCTACGTAACGAAGAATTAGTTGAAGTTATGTTCACGGATCTGCGTCACTCTTTTCATGAGCCAGTCTTAAATAGTGCGATTAAATACAAAATCATTAAACAAAAAGAAAAAGAGAGTAAATTCTATCTTTACTTAACATTGTCCGATAACAATGATGACTTTAACCAATTTTTAAAACATTTTATACGTACCCATCATTACAAGTATAAGTTCGATGTTCACTACTATTATCAATTAGTCAAAATTGATGCATTGAAAATAAGTTATTTTAAGCAGTTAAATGCCTTACCGATTTACCTCAACTGTAATGAATATTCACCCATTTTATTTGCATTAAAAAACCATGTTAACAATAACATCCTTCAAGATTGGTTTTGTGATGGTGTAAACCAATTAGAGTTTTTATTTAACGAGCTGCGCTTTACCCAATTATGTGTCTATGCACAAACACGCCCAGCAACCACCTTGTATTCCTTTACTCATCAAGTACAAGGTAAAATATTTTTTATTTCAGCAACTGAAGAAGAGCTCCAACACTCAGGCTTAAAAACTCAGTTTTTACATTATGGCAGCCGCAAAGAAAGTTGGCGCACTTACCATTTTACGCTACAACCTTATCAATATCTTGAAAATAATCATTACCCACAAACAGATCTATTTCCACAACAATTTAAAAACATAACACATCTTGCAACTCTGCTCCCTTTAAATGATTCAACTATTACCTATAATCAACAAATCGACACTAAAGATATTAATAAAATAAATTGTTTTGTTCATAGAATAAATAAAATAAAAGGCTTCGATATTGTTGAGATGTTTACTGAAGAACGACGTATCGAGCCTCGCTATCTATTTAGTTGTAAAGTATTTGCAGTGCTTGAAGGTAAAAAACACAGCGGAACTTTAATTGATTTTTCATTAACAGGATTAAGAATAAAATTAGATAACAACATTGATATTAATGTTAATCACAAACTCACTGTAAATTTATTTGAACTACAGAAAATCGCAACAAATTATTCCTTAGAAAATTTAAAATATAAAGTTGTCCACCTATCTCCTGAAAATACCCTACATTTACAGGTAAACGACAAAGCATCTTCACTTACTACAAAAAATTTCTTTTCATTATTAGTTGAAAATAATAAAGATAAATTAAAGTGCTTACCATTAAATGAGAAACGTACTCCTTCGCAAAAAAGACTACTTGAGCTGAGCGAGTCATTTCTTAATAACGCTATTTTATTCATTCACAATGAAAAGAATTTACCAATAATTAAGTATGCTGCTATTAACCATGTAAAAAGCCCAATAAGTAAATTATTGAACAGACGCAATGGCAAACAATCCCTTTTGCAGGAGCTATTACTCGATAACGATTATTTATATGAGCGACTTATTACCAAGCCTGTAAAAGAAAATGATAGCAGTAACGATTGTATGGTTTACATCAAGGCGTATGAAAGAACGGCATCTGGAAAAGTCAGTGTATGCTCGAGTCTGATTTTAATTCTCCACAGGAAAGGTTACAGTTTATCAAATCAGCAAGCGATAAATACCACTTTTATGCCCTCTACTATCACTTAA
- the glgX gene encoding glycogen debranching protein GlgX has translation MIDKLLILDRHDHPFSIGKPQFHPLGTKLTADGCNFSVYSLGAYRVELCLFNAYEKEIARYPLDVKQGHLWSIFVNDVKAGQRYGYRVYGDFQPEIGLLFNSNNLLIDPYAKALSGVQHSFQQAQSDDDDSQVVKSVVVDDAFDWQGVSKPAIEEYDRILYEVHVKGFSQLNNNVPLEKRGKYLGLSDPASIAHYKKLGITSLQIMPIFSFTSETRLKDLQLTNYWGYNPICFFAPDCRYAQYDAVNEFKTMVRELHEAGIEVILDVVYNHTAESGNDGLILSLKGFDNRNYYSFENDNYIDDKNYTQYSNHSGCGNTVNMDYSWTLKLVLDSLRYWVTEMQVDGFRFDLATTLARENGAFNSQSAFFKAILQDPVLSNVKLIAEPWDIGPGGYCLGGFPNNWLECNDRYRDTLRSFWRGDTGHVAELATRLLGSRDVFAKRFRSNSTSVNFISYHDGFTLHDLVSYNSRHNLDNCENNRDGHGHNLSYNYGAEGKTDNERINQLREQQKRNLITSLILSQGTPHFLAGDEMGNTQSGNNNAYCQDNKISWLNWDLSKADQALLEFTSKIIKIRSESRLFGHLALSDDCIGRCENSDLVRWYHPDGYVMSESDWHASNSQALALELHEAEQTGERWFLVFNASTYQIGCNLPSLAVGHAWKVKINTACTSPEPADKQKYIKDNIQLNARSLTLLKSVRHIQK, from the coding sequence TTGATCGATAAATTGCTTATACTTGATAGACATGATCATCCATTTTCTATAGGGAAGCCGCAATTCCATCCGCTTGGCACCAAGTTGACCGCGGATGGGTGTAATTTTTCAGTCTATAGTCTAGGTGCATATCGTGTTGAATTATGTCTTTTCAATGCCTATGAAAAAGAGATTGCTAGATACCCTTTAGATGTAAAGCAGGGACATCTTTGGAGCATTTTTGTTAATGATGTCAAAGCAGGGCAACGTTACGGATACCGTGTATACGGAGATTTTCAACCGGAAATTGGTTTATTATTTAACAGCAATAATTTGTTAATTGATCCCTATGCTAAAGCGCTAAGCGGTGTGCAGCATAGTTTTCAACAAGCTCAAAGCGACGATGATGATTCACAAGTTGTTAAATCTGTCGTCGTGGACGATGCCTTTGATTGGCAGGGGGTAAGCAAACCTGCCATTGAAGAGTATGACCGTATTCTTTATGAAGTTCATGTAAAAGGATTTAGTCAACTTAATAACAACGTGCCGCTTGAAAAGCGAGGTAAGTATTTAGGGCTATCAGATCCTGCTAGCATTGCACATTACAAAAAACTCGGGATCACTAGTTTACAAATAATGCCAATTTTTAGCTTTACTAGTGAAACGCGTTTGAAAGATTTGCAACTGACCAATTATTGGGGATATAACCCAATTTGTTTTTTTGCGCCTGATTGCCGTTATGCACAATATGATGCAGTTAACGAATTTAAGACCATGGTACGAGAGCTGCATGAGGCAGGTATTGAAGTCATTTTAGACGTTGTCTATAACCATACTGCTGAATCAGGTAATGATGGACTCATTCTCAGCTTGAAAGGTTTTGATAATCGCAATTACTATAGTTTTGAGAATGATAACTACATTGATGATAAAAATTACACGCAATATAGTAACCATTCTGGTTGTGGTAATACCGTTAATATGGATTATTCGTGGACATTGAAACTGGTACTTGACTCGTTACGTTATTGGGTTACAGAAATGCAAGTTGATGGTTTCCGTTTTGATTTGGCAACAACACTTGCCCGTGAAAATGGAGCCTTTAATAGTCAAAGTGCATTTTTTAAAGCGATCCTACAAGATCCTGTTTTAAGTAATGTTAAACTAATTGCAGAGCCTTGGGATATTGGTCCTGGTGGTTATTGCTTAGGTGGATTTCCAAATAACTGGTTAGAGTGTAATGATCGTTATAGAGATACACTGCGTTCATTCTGGCGTGGTGATACTGGGCATGTCGCTGAATTAGCTACGCGTTTATTAGGATCACGTGATGTTTTCGCGAAACGTTTTCGTTCAAACTCAACGAGTGTTAATTTCATCAGTTACCACGATGGATTTACTTTGCATGATTTAGTTTCATATAATTCTCGTCATAACCTTGATAATTGTGAAAATAATCGCGATGGGCATGGACATAATTTATCTTATAATTATGGGGCGGAAGGTAAAACTGACAATGAGCGAATTAATCAACTACGCGAGCAGCAAAAACGGAATTTGATCACTAGTTTAATATTATCTCAAGGCACACCACATTTTTTAGCGGGTGATGAGATGGGGAATACGCAATCGGGTAATAATAATGCCTATTGCCAAGATAATAAAATTAGTTGGCTAAATTGGGATTTGTCGAAAGCGGATCAAGCGTTACTTGAATTTACGAGTAAGATCATAAAGATACGGAGTGAATCACGTTTATTTGGGCACCTAGCTTTAAGTGATGATTGTATTGGCCGTTGTGAAAACTCAGATCTGGTTAGATGGTATCATCCCGATGGTTATGTAATGAGTGAATCTGATTGGCATGCTTCTAATTCACAAGCACTGGCTTTAGAATTACATGAAGCAGAACAAACAGGAGAGCGATGGTTTTTAGTTTTCAATGCCTCAACGTATCAAATAGGCTGCAATTTGCCAAGTTTAGCAGTTGGACATGCGTGGAAAGTAAAGATTAATACCGCTTGCACTTCACCTGAACCGGCGGATAAACAAAAATATATAAAGGATAACATACAACTAAATGCGCGTTCTTTGACGCTTTTAAAGTCTGTACGTCATATCCAAAAGTAA
- a CDS encoding D-hexose-6-phosphate mutarotase, whose product MISQLSLNKSKQLSTSVSLQTDEQGAEYLVVEHAKLEASFSLFGAHLLHFKLMGQEPIIWLSDNAVFNTQNAIRGGVPICWPWFGPANKSLGDNLPSHGFARNSFWSIGNVTELPHNAGVEITFLLKENEQTLKLWPFHFELCLTATLTDTLKLDLQCTNTGKHPFAMTAALHTYFNISSPNQCSIVGLGEAYVDKLNKNDLQVFTGDLKISGAIDRIYSKAKDVIFIEDHAFNRRIAITNTGNDSDVVWTPWIAGAKSFSDMSDDGYLTMVCVESTITNTNSVKLAPSESHHLITDITSIPQ is encoded by the coding sequence ATGATTTCTCAGCTCAGTTTAAATAAATCTAAACAACTATCGACTTCTGTAAGTTTGCAGACTGATGAACAAGGTGCTGAATACTTAGTGGTTGAGCATGCCAAGTTAGAGGCTAGTTTCTCATTATTTGGTGCGCATCTATTGCATTTTAAGTTAATGGGGCAAGAACCCATTATATGGTTAAGTGATAACGCCGTTTTTAATACCCAAAATGCCATTCGCGGCGGTGTACCTATATGTTGGCCTTGGTTTGGCCCAGCAAATAAATCATTAGGTGATAACTTACCATCCCATGGTTTTGCTCGTAATAGTTTTTGGTCTATTGGAAATGTTACCGAATTACCTCATAACGCAGGTGTCGAGATAACATTTTTATTAAAAGAAAATGAACAAACATTAAAACTTTGGCCTTTCCATTTTGAACTCTGCTTGACAGCCACGTTAACCGATACCTTAAAACTTGATTTGCAATGTACTAATACTGGCAAACACCCCTTTGCAATGACCGCTGCTCTTCATACCTATTTTAATATTAGTAGCCCTAACCAATGCTCTATTGTTGGACTTGGTGAGGCCTACGTGGATAAATTGAATAAAAACGACTTACAGGTATTTACTGGCGATTTAAAGATCAGTGGCGCAATAGACCGAATTTATAGTAAAGCAAAGGATGTAATCTTTATTGAAGACCACGCATTTAATCGTAGGATTGCGATTACTAATACGGGTAATGATTCTGACGTTGTATGGACACCATGGATCGCTGGCGCTAAATCATTCTCAGATATGTCAGATGATGGGTACCTGACAATGGTTTGTGTTGAATCGACTATTACGAATACCAATAGTGTTAAATTAGCACCAAGTGAATCACATCATTTAATTACTGACATTACCTCTATTCCACAATAA